The genomic window tttttcagtgtggCATAGTTAGCATTGTATGGTTAATTGCATGTTTCATAATTTGTTTTTAGTctagtgaggtttttttttcctggtatgaCATGCTAaaacatatggattttttttttttttcatgaccatggcatgcagaagttcctggaccagagatcaaatccatgacacagcagggacaaggcccgatccttagcccactgagctatcAGTGAAATCCAAGacatggacttaaaaaaaaaaaaattatagccttgggagttcccttcgtggctcagcattaaGGAACCCCactcggatccatgaggattcgggtttcatccctggtctccacaggtgagttaaagatccagtgatgcctgggctgtggtataggttgcagacgccgcttggatcctgcggttgctgtggctgtggctgtggctgtggctgtggcataggcccgcagctatagctccaattcagcctctagcctgggaacttccatatgccgtaggtgcagcccttaaaaaaaaaaagagagagagagagaaaagaaattaaaaaattatagcctTAATATAATTCTATTACCACacctaaaaaattaacaataatttctCAATATCACCACACATCTAGTTGATATTTGAATTAAATGATCTCGCGTCAGTTTTTAAAACTTgacaatttggggagttcccgccgtggctcagtggttaaggaatcccactaggaaccatgaggttgcaggttctatccccggccttgctcagtgggtcaaggatctggcattgcgggagctgtggcgtaggtcgcagacagggctcggatcccacgttgctgtggctctggccgtaggccggcggctacagctccgattagacccctagcctgggaacctccatatgctgtgggagcggccctagaaaaggcaaaaggacaaagaaaaaaaaaaagaaagaaagataaaagaaaagaaaaacgaaacccgaaacaaaacaaaaaaaacttgacaATTTGAATCACAATCTAAATAAGATCAATAGGtgttccctcgtggctcaatggtccaggatggtcactgctgtgactctggttacagctgtggtgcgggttccaaccctggccggGTAACTTCCACTGacagaggcaaaaaaaacaaaaaaaaacgaaaaaacaataCATTGcaatttcctcttttccttgtttcctttgcATTTTACTTATTAAAGTACCCAGTACGTTGTCCCATATTTAAGGTCTTGCGAttccatagctgtggtgtagcataACATTCTCCTCGGTTCCGTTTTCTACTCATTACAGTTGTATCTCGGGGCTTGTGGGTTCGTGCTGTTCGCTTACTCTGCGGCACACTCTGTTGGTTATCGTCCTTTTTGTCATCTTaatcaaagtttcttttttaatggagaaGTGGTAacttattttgaaacaaaacgTCCCCTCCTTCAGGAAGAGGTGGTGGTTCGGACCGCTTCTGTGACAGATGTAAGGTTGAGCAATCACCTTGTAAGAGCAATAGAATAATTCAGGCGAAACAAATTCCTCCTCATTTTTCACTCTCAACAGCagtgatttcctttctctttattagCTTTTAATAGCCACACACTCCGCATTTTTCCCCGTGAGGTATTATTTCCAGTAggcggccaaaaataaacaaaacttggGCAAGATGCCATTTATTAATGACCAAGGATCCTCATGACAGAGCTCCAGCCTTCCCCGGAGGCGTTAAAGCGCAATCTGTAACTTAAGACCTTTTTCACCTTTTCCCCGGGCGCGGGCACCGGCACCTGGCAGGGTAGGCCGCAGGGAACCGGGACTCGCAGGAACTCGGCTGGCCGCAGAACCGCGAAACTTCAGAACCCGGCGCCACCGGGTTCTGACTCCCACTCTGCGTGGGCTCCGCCCGCCCCGCCGCGCTCCCCCTGGGGGCGTGGGGCGGGGCCTCTGGACTCCGCCCCGGCCTCCTTCTCCTCCGTGGCTCCGCCCTCCGCCGGCTGACACGAGTCGGGAGCTGCCGCCGCTGCCGTCGCCGCTTTCGCCTTCACCTCGGAGATCGAGAGCGGGGAGCAGGCTCGcgagccgccgccgcctccgccgccgccatGGGGAACCGAGTTGCGCGGGAAGACTTCGAGTGGGTCTACACTGACCAGCCCCACGCCAGTCGGCGCCAGGAGATCCTGGGTGAGGTCTGGGCCTGCGCCCCGTTATGTGCGCGCGCGCGGCCTCCCGCCTCCAGGACGCGCCCTCCGTGAGCAGCCCCTGAACGCCCGAGGCCCGTTAAGAGCCGGCTTCTGCCGCGTCCAGCCGCCGCCCGGGCAGGTTGGCCGCGCCGCGGCGCGGGAAAGGCCAGGGTAGGCTCAGGCCCGAGCTCCCGGGCTCGGGCTCGGGCTCGGGCCCGGCGCGGGAGGGAAGGAGCCCCGCGCGGCCCCGGCCCTTCGGCGGAGAGGCTCAGGCGCGCCCTCGAGCGCGGGCGTCCGGTCCCGACCCGGGTTTGCTTAGAGCCGGGTCCCCCGGGCGCCTGGATTCCTATGCCGCTGGTGGGTGCcgtttcctctccctcctcaccctcctcctcctttgccgACCCGGCCTGGCCGAAGCCAGCCAGCGAGCTTGCGCCAGGCAGGGCGTGGCCCGCCAGCATCTTGGGGCCCTCGCGCTGGGCGCGCTGACGTTGGCAAGACGCGGACAGGCGATCCTGGCAAGAGCTGCTTGCGGTCTTGGGCCCGGGGAGGTGTCGGGTGGTACCCGACTGGTGTGACCCCACGGTGAGCGTTCGAGGATCTGGGTCCTGCTATGATCAGGCCGCTCTCATTGATCCTCACGGCAAGAAGGGGTGCAAAAAGGgcagtttcatatatattttttcatccatCCCAGTTCTGTAGATGAAAGTCTCAAGTATGGAAGACTTGCCAAGATTAGCCTTCTCGACCCCTAACTGCTAACTTAGGGCCTTTACATCAGATTAACTAGGCCTCTAGAGGTGTAAGGCGCTCAGCTATTTGCAGCTTCTGTACTGCACAGAgaattctctcctttctcccaggGTACTTTTAATGATATGGTAGGCATTGTGTTGAGTGCTTTACAAACATTACCCAATTTAATCCTCCCAATGATTAGGTCGGTATTCCCCTATTTCAAAGATGAGGTAAGAGCGAATAAGTAAATGTTAGAGGGAATTCTGATGTGGGTTAGATTGCGTCCAAAGCAGATGCTTTTAACCTCTTGGCTGTTGTTTCAAAAATCAGGAGAGTAGTGGGTGGCAAGTTGAATAGGAGGAACTCTTTCTCATACACAGTATTCCCCtagtttttcttctccatttgtgcagtgaaaagaaaaagcgagcccctgattttttttttctggggtatCTAAGGGTGGAAAGTATTCACAAAAAGGAGTTAgtagaaatggatttttaaaaattgagtcagTAAATTGGGAGTCGAGCCTTTATAGTTGCTATCAAGGGTAGCCTATTAAGAGACTGGTTCTTGGAtgccttccttctttttacttttttttttgtcttttgtctttttgttgctgttgttgttgttgttgctatttcttgggccgctcccgcggcatatggaggttcccaggctaggggtcgaatccgagctgtagccaccagcctacgccagagccacagcaacgcgggatccgagccgcgtctgcaacctacaccacagctcacggcaacgctggatccttaacccactgagcaagggcagggaccgaacccgcaacctcatggttcctagtcagatttgttaaccactgcgccatgacgggaactcctctttttacttttaattaaagcatGTATTTTGCACATCACTTACACATGAGATAGCATAAGGTTCATTTTTTATCTATGCCTGATCACACTGCATAAGAGTAATCTGGTATCCACCCTCACCAACTCCTGGATACTGGAACTTAGCTGCTTAATATTCAGAAAATCAAGGAAGTAGAAAGGTGATTGTTGATGCTTATCTCAATATTGAGCCTTTTCCCGACAAATTTATTATCACTGGACCATTTCACTTGAAAAGTAAAAGGACTATATACTTCtcaatgaaaacattattttccctGCAGGTATAAATACTGTTCGGTGTTCCATTTCAGGGGTGGAGCTGGAATAACCTCAGGAAAGATAAGAATCTGGAGGCTTGTTTATacttaaatgggagttcctgtcgtggcacagtggttaatgaatccgactaggaaccatgaggttgcaggttcggtccctgcccttgctcagtgggttaacgatccggcgttgccgtgagctgtggtgtaggttgcagatgcggcttggatcccacgttgctgtggctctggtgtaggccggtggctacagctccgattcgacccctagcctgggaacctccatatgccacgggagcggcccaagaaatagcaaaaagacaaaaaataaataaataaaataaaataaataaactatacttaaatGATGAGATATTTCTAGACATATCAGATTTTTTAGGGAGAGAGAGGCATGAGAGAACATGTGTATGTTGTGTGACAACCAATGTCTGTACACTAAATTGACCTTGAAAGTTTATGTTAAAAGTTCAtttagagagttcccttgtggcgcagcaggttaaggatccgacattgccactgcagtggctcttaTCATTCTATTGGCACGGGTTcattccctagcccagggaatttccaccTGTCtcagacatggcaaaaaaaaaaaaaaaaaaaagcctccattCAAAATTAATGAAGGCTAAGGCACTAGAGCATTATTAATGGATCAGATGATCACAGGAAATGCTTCTTTAATGCTGTGCTTCCACAGGGAAACAGCATTTTTTGACAGccttattaagatataattcacaagCTATAAAGTTCACCCACTTAAAGTGTATATATCACTGTTTTTTTAGTGTATTCTCAGAGTTTTAAATTATCACtacaggtgttcccatcgtggctcagcggaaatgaaatctgactagcatccatgaggacacaggtttgatccctggcctcactcagtgggctaaggatctggcattgccgtgagctgtggtgtagattgcagacatggctcagatcccgagttgctgtggatgtggtgtagactggcagctacagctccaattcaacccctagcctgggaacctccatatgctgcaggtgtggccctaaaaagacaaaatagataaataaataataaaagaattaaaaaataaactatcacAACAatctaatttttagaaaattttgttataccaaaaagaaaatcttacgTTCATTAACAGTCTCCACGGTCCCCGTCTCCAGCTCCCAGTCCTAGGCAACCACAATCTTTCTGTTTCCATAGATTTTCCCAGCTGGGACACTGCTTACAAATGAAATCAGACAGTACTTGACCTTTTGTGATTGATTCTTTCACTTAGAGTAATGTTTTCAGGACTCATCCCTGatgtagcatatatcagtactCCACTCCTGTTTGTGGCCAAATAGCTTTTGTGCGTGGTGTAAGACAGAGgcccaattttatttttgcatatggatagccagttgttctagcaccatctgttgaaaaaactattctttccccatttaaTTGTATTGGCACACTTgcggaatttatttatttatttattgtctttttagggacacacccatagcatatggaggttcccaggctaggggtccaattggagccatagctggtagcctacaccagtcacagcaacaccggatctgagccacaagctgtggcaacacgggatccttaactcactgagtgaggtcagggatcagacctggataccagtctggttcttaacctgctgagccacaatgggaactccatagtatTGATTATTATATACTATTACACCTTTGCAAACATTTGGTACAGGATTCCTTAGAGCAAGTTGATTTGTCTGAGAACTGCCATGTTTCATGATTTTAGAGTACTTAGAAAATGTGTATTATCTTCTATACCTTGTCAGTTGTCTCAGTTTAATCAAGTTTTATATAAGGTAAAAATACTGGAGCTCTaagcagaaataatattttatttctgtataaaataataacatattttaatataaaagaattatTATCCACCAGTGAACCAAATGCTTGGTACTCTTTGTTTGGAGAAATGCTCAAAATGCTCATATTTTAATGAATGACTTATTTGAACTTTTCATTTATCTCAGGAAAGTTAGTTTTAGACTAATTCACCTGATATTTACATCAGGATAATTAGTTTTAGACTAAAGCCTGTAGGGttactttttttggtctgttgCCTACAAAATTATTAACATTTGATGAAATGAATAGATACCAAGAAAGATGAGAGGTTAGAGGgtggagacagaagaaagaaacaggaagaattACCTTGAATTAACACCACTTTTATTTCTTGTATATAAAACTGGACCTAAATAACTTCCTATCTTGCATTTTAAGCTTTTATTTAGTTCTTCACTTTACATTTAGAGAAAAGAGGGTAAAGCTGCTCTTTTTTCCCTATGTATCCTTTCAAggacattctggagttcccatcgtggctcagcagaaacgaatctgactagcatccatgaggatgctggttcgatccctggccttgcttagtgggttaaggatctggcgttgctatgagctgtggtgtaggtcacagacgtggctctgaccccacgttgctgtggctgtggtataggccagtggctacagctctgattcgacccctagcctgggaacctccatatgccacgggtgcagccctaaaaagaaaaaagacaaaaataaataaataaataaaaacattctgaATGACCTATCCCAAGAGAAAGGTCCGTCCCTTTGCAAACCTGGATGGAATGTACTTGAccacacacaaaaccaaaaacacttatTACATCTCAGCTTCCCTCAGTGGTGGGACACAGAGAAGAATCTCTCTTTGCCTGTAGAGGAAACTTGGAGAGGTTTTTATtactggcatttttattttattttttatttttattattattatttttttggctgcacccacagcatttggaagtacccaggccggggatcggatccaagccacagctgcagcaacgctggatcctttaacccattgagccaggttggggattgaacccaagctgccgcagagacaacaccagatccttaatctactgtgccacagcagaaactccttattGACCTTTTTCATGGTACTTGGATATTTGCACGtaaattcaataaagaaaatttgaattggagttcccgttgtggtgcagtggaaacaaatccaactatgaaccatggggttgcaggttcaatccctggcctttgctcagtgggttaaggatctggcattgccgtgagctgtggtgtaggtcacagacactgctcaggtctggcgtaagctggcagcaacagctctgattggacccctagcctgggaacctccatgtgccgtgggtgtggccctgggggaaaaaaaaaaaaagttgaaaagatcTAAGTGTAGCTCCTTGGGGACCTAGACTCAGAAGTGAAAActagcagggccctgtgggctccttGGCACAAGCCTTTCTCccccatttctaaaaaaaaaaagaaagaaaatttgaattgTACAATTCTAATGCAAATAAGGAAAGTGGCATCATGAATTGATGTCGTTCTTTAGAAATTACCCTAATTTCTAGAAAAGTAGAACAAGTCTAAACTGGCAAGAATTTTACATATCTTTTActgtatccaagaggatgcagattctatccctggcctcactcagtgggttaaggatctggagttgccgcagcttgcggctcagatccagtgtggctgtggtgtaggcccacagttatagctccgactgggcctctggcctgggaactcccatatgccacagatggggtcctacaaaaaaaaaaaaaagaatatacttctTCCCTATAGTAGATAGTATTTAGTCACGTCTCTAGTAGAGGgcatataatggaaaaagaaaaaaaaattgatgtattaATTTAGCTTAATGTGTTAATTTTAGTTGGAGAACTATGAAGCACTTTTCtcagtttctgatttttttgtctgttttttctttacaGCAAAGTATCCAGAGATAAAATCTTTGATGAAACCTGATTCCAACTTGATATGGATTGTAGTTTTGATGGTTCTCAGTCAGTTAATTGCATTTTATTTAGTAAAGGACTTGGACTGGAAATGGGTCATATTTTGGGCATATGCCTTTGGAAGCTGCATCAATCATTCAATGACTCTGGCTATTCATGAAGTGTCCCACAATAGTGCCTTTGGCCACTGCAAACCTATGTGGAATCGTTGGTTTGGCGTATTTGCTAATCTCCCCATCGGCGTCCCATATTCAGTTTCCTTTAAGAGGTATCACATGGATCATCATCGCTACCTTGGAAGTGATGGCATCGACGTGGATATTCCAACAGATTTCGAAGGCTGGTTCTTCTGCACCACTTTCAGAAAGTTTATGTGGGTTATTCTGCAGCCACTCTTTTATGCTTTTCGACCTCTGTTCATCAACCCCAAACCAATTTCTTATCTGGAGATTATCAATACTGTGATCCAGATCACTTTTAACGTTGTGATTTACTACGTCTTGGGAATGAAATCTTTAGTCTACATGCTGTCAGCATCCTTACTTGGTCTAGGTTTGCACCCaatttctggacattttatagCTGAACATTACATGTTCTTAAAAGGGCATGAAACTTACTCGTATTACGGGCCTCTGAACTTCCTCACCTTCAACGTGGGCTACCACAACGAGCACCATGACTTCCCCAACATTCCCGGGAAAAACCTTCCCCTGGTAAGTGAAGGATTTGATACGTTCTAATCTCTGATGGCTCTGTGATCAAAAGTAGTCTTGACGTGctcatttaaaatggaatctTGTGGATTTTGTCCGTCTAGGCTGTTGGtcaaagaaaacaggaagagtCTGAGTCCTGAGTTTACAGAGTTCACTTCCCTGAATCCCTAGGCCTATGGTAACGTGAAGCATTCAGAAGTGTTGGGGGATCTGCAAAATTAGCTAACGTGTAACATgattcagaaatagaaaatgaattccCTCTGTGAAGGGAGCAAGAGTTCATTACTGCTACACTGAACGCATTCAGCTGAGGTTTATGTGTTGGTTTGTCGTGAAATGCAGAAGTCCTGCACAATCgatatgcaaaataaatgaacagcaGTTTCCAGTAGCACAGGCCTTGCCCAGGCAGGCCCCTTCTGCTTTTAGTGTGTGGTCTGCAGAGGAGGTGACGACACACTGACGCGCACCCTTTCATCCTCCCTGGAAGGAGGATCCTCTCCCAACGTCACCCACATTCCTGATGAATTCTCGTATTACACTTTCCATTCCCAGGATGGACAGCTCTTGCAGTTCCATTACCACATGTTTCTGTAATTCTGAAAAGGGGAAGTTATGTGAGATGTAATAcccatttttcttgatttttgcttttttttaagctGTGACATAAGGAAACCATAGCCGGGTATTTTATGCTATCATACCCACTCAACCAAATTTTATGGATTTCCTCTTAAGTTTTTCAACGTTGAATGTCTTCAACCTCACATATAACATGACAGCTACATATAACATTTGATTATTATTGGAAATCTAGAGAGGACATTGAGTTAGTGGAGAAAATGAGAATCTGGACCATGTAGTAGATAATAGTACATCAGTGTTAAATTTCacaggtgtggagttcccgtggtggctcagtggttaacgaatccgactaggaccatgaggtggcgggttcggtccctggcctcgctcagtgcgttaaggatccggggttgctgtgagctatggtgtaggtcacagacgcagcttggatcctgcgttgctgtggctgtggcgcaggcctgcggctacagctccaattactgttccctagcctgggaacctccaaatgctgcaggagtggctctagaaaaggcaaacagccaaaaaaaaaaaaaaaaattcatgggtgTGATAATGGCATGTTAC from Phacochoerus africanus isolate WHEZ1 chromosome 12, ROS_Pafr_v1, whole genome shotgun sequence includes these protein-coding regions:
- the DEGS1 gene encoding sphingolipid delta(4)-desaturase DES1 isoform X2, with translation MFRTTQAKYPEIKSLMKPDSNLIWIVVLMVLSQLIAFYLVKDLDWKWVIFWAYAFGSCINHSMTLAIHEVSHNSAFGHCKPMWNRWFGVFANLPIGVPYSVSFKRYHMDHHRYLGSDGIDVDIPTDFEGWFFCTTFRKFMWVILQPLFYAFRPLFINPKPISYLEIINTVIQITFNVVIYYVLGMKSLVYMLSASLLGLGLHPISGHFIAEHYMFLKGHETYSYYGPLNFLTFNVGYHNEHHDFPNIPGKNLPLVRKIAAEYYDNLPHYNSWIKVLYDFVMDDTISPYSRMKRHQKGKVFLE
- the DEGS1 gene encoding sphingolipid delta(4)-desaturase DES1 isoform X1, with product MGNRVAREDFEWVYTDQPHASRRQEILAKYPEIKSLMKPDSNLIWIVVLMVLSQLIAFYLVKDLDWKWVIFWAYAFGSCINHSMTLAIHEVSHNSAFGHCKPMWNRWFGVFANLPIGVPYSVSFKRYHMDHHRYLGSDGIDVDIPTDFEGWFFCTTFRKFMWVILQPLFYAFRPLFINPKPISYLEIINTVIQITFNVVIYYVLGMKSLVYMLSASLLGLGLHPISGHFIAEHYMFLKGHETYSYYGPLNFLTFNVGYHNEHHDFPNIPGKNLPLVRKIAAEYYDNLPHYNSWIKVLYDFVMDDTISPYSRMKRHQKGKVFLE